Proteins encoded within one genomic window of Spirochaeta cellobiosiphila DSM 17781:
- a CDS encoding conjugal transfer protein TraF gives MRRILLMIIVLTAFTSLYAEDNYDKPFKVYNPILLGKGDTSVATAHGYVSLFTNPAGFSREGGDVTFISASIGTWGNPKDLKRVIDYMTDSNSDDLLDNDEFVSIMNSLLLDTGVGLNGNGSAIGIVGKGLGLGFFQSTDIYASGESLLGVEVELISDTSFVAGLSHKFDFSGFPIHLGGDIRPVYRIKTNPLLKNVISNKSSDDNSTSLDETIVYQGFGLGIDAGLIAEINEFTIGFSIRDLFGTRMYYSKETISEVFDKGASNLDSSEGRNAQASTPMTIALGASYHPDLRMRKKYIDPSFSAEYRHEISTEKEKSFLTQTHFGTELTLFKYFTLRAGLNGGDVSLGGGVHFAVFDINLVGFSEELGNYAAQADKRTGYMIEIALRI, from the coding sequence ATGAGACGTATATTATTGATGATTATTGTTTTGACTGCTTTCACCTCTCTCTATGCTGAAGATAATTACGATAAGCCATTCAAGGTGTATAATCCTATATTATTAGGTAAAGGCGATACTAGTGTTGCAACTGCTCATGGCTATGTGTCGTTGTTTACAAATCCCGCTGGTTTCAGCCGTGAAGGGGGGGATGTTACCTTCATTAGTGCCTCTATTGGGACCTGGGGGAATCCTAAAGATTTGAAGCGAGTCATTGATTACATGACTGATTCTAATAGTGACGACTTATTGGATAATGATGAGTTTGTGAGTATTATGAATTCTCTTTTATTGGATACTGGGGTTGGGCTTAATGGGAATGGTAGTGCAATCGGAATTGTTGGTAAAGGATTGGGATTGGGATTCTTTCAGTCTACTGATATATATGCTAGTGGTGAAAGCTTGTTAGGAGTTGAGGTTGAGCTTATCTCTGATACTTCTTTTGTAGCTGGTTTATCACATAAGTTTGATTTTTCCGGTTTTCCAATTCATTTAGGTGGTGACATAAGGCCTGTTTATAGAATTAAAACAAATCCCTTGTTGAAAAATGTCATATCAAATAAGAGTTCTGATGATAATTCAACATCCTTAGATGAAACAATTGTCTATCAAGGTTTTGGTCTTGGTATAGATGCTGGTTTGATCGCTGAAATTAATGAGTTCACAATAGGATTTAGTATCAGAGATTTGTTTGGTACTAGGATGTATTATTCGAAGGAAACTATATCTGAAGTTTTTGATAAGGGGGCTAGTAATTTAGATTCCAGTGAGGGAAGAAATGCACAAGCATCTACACCTATGACTATTGCTTTAGGCGCATCCTATCATCCTGACTTGAGAATGAGGAAAAAATACATAGATCCTTCTTTTAGTGCAGAGTATAGACATGAGATATCTACAGAAAAGGAAAAAAGTTTTTTAACTCAGACTCATTTTGGTACAGAGCTAACTTTGTTCAAATATTTCACTCTTCGTGCTGGACTAAATGGCGGAGATGTTAGTCTTGGTGGTGGGGTTCATTTTGCAGTATTTGATATAAATTTAGTAGGATTTAGTGAAGAGTTGGGTAATTATGCTGCCCAGGCAGATAAAAGAACTGGATATATGATAGAAATAGCATTGAGAATATAA
- a CDS encoding tetratricopeptide repeat protein: MNKGFFIVIGLLLSFSLPLFSQRADALALYREGKYDEAIAACRADLQMNAENMDAYTIMGWSLVRKGSYDQARIEMEKALKVRRYDYRIIESLGESYFYLGRNLDALKYFEEYSSIAPSEDRIDTVFFFMGEIFIRLGEYHHADIALSTAVHHAPNVARWWARLGYARERAKDYTWAKVAYQKALELNPGLEDAIRGLERSQQG; encoded by the coding sequence ATGAATAAAGGTTTCTTTATTGTAATAGGATTGTTGCTTTCTTTCTCTCTTCCTTTGTTTTCCCAGAGGGCCGATGCCTTAGCCTTATATCGAGAAGGTAAGTATGATGAGGCTATTGCTGCTTGTCGTGCTGATTTGCAGATGAATGCAGAGAATATGGATGCTTATACCATTATGGGCTGGAGTCTTGTTCGAAAAGGTAGTTATGATCAGGCCCGGATTGAAATGGAGAAAGCCCTTAAGGTTAGACGTTATGATTATAGGATTATTGAATCCTTAGGGGAAAGCTATTTTTATCTAGGACGGAATTTGGATGCCCTGAAATACTTTGAAGAGTATTCAAGCATAGCTCCTTCTGAGGACAGAATTGATACTGTTTTCTTTTTTATGGGGGAGATTTTTATTCGATTAGGAGAGTATCACCATGCGGATATAGCTTTATCTACAGCAGTTCATCATGCTCCCAATGTGGCCAGATGGTGGGCTCGTCTAGGGTATGCCCGGGAAAGAGCTAAAGATTATACCTGGGCCAAGGTGGCTTATCAGAAGGCTCTTGAACTTAATCCTGGATTGGAAGATGCTATCCGTGGTTTAGAGCGTAGTCAACAAGGTTAA
- a CDS encoding bactofilin family protein, whose amino-acid sequence MPDLHLKRVDEREIDTILAEDIDFSGELTFTEPLMIKGRFHGQIKSQGELYIGAEARVEADIKAPLLSIRGALKGEMSCSRRVELYSSAEVSGNMISPEVIMEAGAKFNGNMVMGEDNE is encoded by the coding sequence GTGCCAGATTTACATTTGAAACGAGTAGATGAACGTGAGATCGACACGATTCTTGCTGAGGATATTGACTTCAGTGGTGAACTAACATTTACCGAACCTTTGATGATCAAGGGACGCTTTCATGGACAAATCAAAAGCCAGGGCGAATTATATATAGGGGCTGAAGCTCGTGTGGAAGCTGATATTAAAGCCCCTCTTTTATCTATACGAGGTGCTTTAAAAGGGGAGATGTCCTGTTCTCGTAGAGTTGAGCTGTATTCTTCTGCTGAAGTATCAGGAAATATGATTAGTCCTGAAGTTATCATGGAAGCAGGGGCAAAGTTTAATGGTAATATGGTTATGGGAGAGGATAATGAATAA
- a CDS encoding prephenate dehydrogenase/arogenate dehydrogenase family protein, whose product MIKIGVYGLGRFGSFWAGLLSTKFEVYGYTRSSQRPTPKGVVRVNSLEDLAEVDVLYLCTSISSMEETARSLIPVLKSNTLIVDTCSVKVEPLKTLERLLGDTNPIMGTHPMFGPDSAKEGVKGLPVVLTPVTNSEKDLAYWKDVFAEMGMRVYIMTPEEHDQQAAYTQGITHFIGRVLDELSLESSPIGTYGYQRLLEIRQQTCNDPWQLFVDLQHYNPYTYDMRQDLKKAMNKIMKELHHS is encoded by the coding sequence ATGATTAAAATAGGCGTTTACGGCCTAGGAAGATTCGGTTCCTTCTGGGCTGGTCTTCTTAGTACTAAGTTTGAAGTATATGGATATACAAGAAGTTCTCAGAGACCCACCCCAAAGGGTGTTGTCCGGGTGAATTCCCTGGAGGATTTAGCAGAGGTAGATGTTCTGTATTTGTGTACTTCCATATCAAGTATGGAAGAAACTGCAAGGTCTTTAATACCGGTTTTAAAGAGTAATACTCTTATCGTGGATACTTGTTCTGTCAAGGTTGAACCATTGAAGACCCTGGAACGATTGTTAGGTGACACCAATCCTATTATGGGTACTCATCCTATGTTTGGACCTGATTCTGCCAAAGAGGGCGTTAAGGGCTTACCCGTTGTTTTAACTCCTGTCACTAATAGCGAGAAAGATTTAGCGTATTGGAAAGATGTTTTTGCAGAGATGGGAATGAGGGTTTATATTATGACACCTGAGGAGCATGATCAACAAGCTGCCTATACCCAGGGGATTACCCATTTCATAGGCCGCGTTCTTGATGAGTTGAGTCTGGAGAGCAGTCCTATTGGAACCTATGGGTATCAGCGTTTGTTAGAGATTAGACAGCAAACCTGTAATGATCCCTGGCAGTTATTTGTTGATCTACAACATTATAATCCTTATACCTATGATATGCGCCAGGATCTAAAAAAGGCAATGAATAAGATTATGAAGGAATTACACCATTCTTGA
- the pta gene encoding phosphate acetyltransferase, translating into MTFTERMWESARQKKGTLVLPEGTEPRTVKACSPILTEGLAKEVILLGKEGEIKKVAEAEGADLTGITIIDPTTSERLEGYAQEYYELRKHKGISIEDAKAKIIDPLHFGAMMVRKGDATAMVAGAENATGKVLVAAFTIIKTAPGVKSASSCFVMDMPDKKWGKDGLMIFSDCATIPDPTAEQLAEIAAAAAKSCKDFLQTEPKVAMLSFSTKGSAKHEHAQKVIDALAIVKEKHPELNVDGEMQADAAIIPSVAEKKAPGSPVAGQANTLVFPDLQSGNIGYKLVQRFAGADAYGPFLQGFAKPVSDLSRGCSVEEIINTSAATLAQAE; encoded by the coding sequence ATGACTTTTACCGAAAGGATGTGGGAAAGCGCCCGCCAAAAGAAAGGAACTCTAGTCCTTCCTGAAGGAACAGAACCTAGAACAGTCAAAGCTTGTTCACCTATCTTAACAGAAGGATTAGCAAAAGAAGTTATTCTCTTAGGAAAAGAAGGGGAAATCAAAAAAGTAGCTGAAGCTGAAGGGGCTGATTTAACGGGTATTACCATTATAGATCCTACAACCAGTGAACGGTTAGAAGGCTATGCTCAGGAATACTATGAACTTCGTAAGCACAAAGGGATCTCAATAGAAGATGCTAAAGCCAAAATCATTGATCCTCTTCATTTTGGTGCCATGATGGTTAGAAAAGGAGATGCTACTGCAATGGTAGCTGGTGCGGAAAATGCTACAGGCAAGGTTTTAGTAGCTGCTTTTACCATTATTAAAACGGCTCCTGGTGTTAAATCAGCTTCCAGTTGCTTTGTCATGGATATGCCCGATAAAAAATGGGGCAAAGATGGTTTAATGATCTTCTCTGATTGTGCCACCATACCAGATCCAACAGCCGAACAATTAGCAGAAATCGCTGCCGCAGCTGCAAAATCCTGTAAGGACTTCCTACAAACCGAGCCAAAAGTCGCTATGTTAAGCTTTTCTACAAAAGGTTCTGCTAAACACGAACATGCCCAAAAGGTTATTGATGCCCTGGCTATTGTTAAGGAAAAACATCCAGAACTTAATGTAGACGGTGAAATGCAAGCAGATGCAGCCATTATCCCCTCTGTTGCAGAAAAGAAAGCTCCCGGATCTCCAGTGGCAGGACAAGCCAATACATTAGTATTCCCTGACCTACAGTCTGGCAATATTGGATACAAATTAGTACAACGTTTTGCTGGTGCAGATGCCTATGGTCCGTTCCTACAAGGATTTGCAAAGCCTGTATCTGACTTATCCAGAGGTTGTTCTGTTGAAGAAATCATCAACACAAGCGCAGCCACATTAGCTCAAGCAGAATAA
- the dapB gene encoding 4-hydroxy-tetrahydrodipicolinate reductase, whose amino-acid sequence MNVVIVGYGQMGHEIEKILIDRGHKIISRIDLHKESADYSELCPEAIEGSDLAIDFSLPTKVMANIKFYGEHRLPVVMGTTGWLDHLEEVKELIESSGSSYIYGSNFSIGAHLFFKMVEKTAALINPVPEYDVMVTEYHHKFKKDSPSGTALTTAQKIIDNVDRKTIIQPEKLDRQIEPQELHVASIRGGNIPGTHKVTVDSLFDTIEVTHTARSRGGFALGAVLAGEWLINKKGFYSVEDFIEQFFD is encoded by the coding sequence ATGAATGTAGTAATAGTCGGATATGGCCAAATGGGTCATGAAATCGAAAAAATATTGATAGACCGGGGACATAAGATAATATCAAGGATAGATTTACATAAAGAGTCCGCCGATTACAGTGAACTATGTCCAGAGGCTATAGAAGGTTCAGATTTGGCTATAGACTTCAGTCTGCCTACAAAGGTAATGGCCAACATAAAATTCTATGGAGAACATAGACTTCCTGTTGTGATGGGAACAACAGGCTGGTTAGATCATCTGGAAGAGGTGAAAGAACTCATTGAGTCATCTGGGAGTTCTTATATCTATGGATCGAACTTCTCCATAGGAGCCCATCTATTTTTTAAAATGGTAGAAAAAACTGCCGCCCTCATCAACCCTGTACCAGAATATGACGTGATGGTAACCGAATACCACCATAAATTCAAAAAGGATTCCCCTTCAGGGACAGCCCTGACAACAGCCCAGAAGATCATAGATAATGTGGATCGAAAAACTATTATTCAGCCGGAAAAACTGGATCGACAGATAGAACCACAGGAACTCCATGTCGCAAGCATTCGGGGAGGAAACATCCCGGGGACTCATAAAGTCACAGTTGATTCCCTCTTTGATACTATTGAAGTCACACACACAGCACGCTCCAGAGGAGGATTTGCCCTGGGTGCTGTCTTAGCAGGTGAATGGCTAATTAATAAAAAAGGCTTCTACAGTGTAGAAGATTTTATAGAACAATTCTTTGACTAG
- the dapA gene encoding 4-hydroxy-tetrahydrodipicolinate synthase encodes MFKGTYTALVTPFDKEGAVVKDQLSRIIEEQIAQGITGIVPMGSTGESPTMSHLEHAEVIKMVIEMTKGRTQVIAGTGSNATVEAISLTKQAKEMGADASLQVSPYYNKPNQEGLYRHFMTIADSVEIPLIIYNIPGRTGRNIEVETLLRLAEHPNIVGVKEASGDINQIFEIIRQAPEDFSVISGDDGLTVPLVLMGGHGVISVTSNIAPKTMGRLVEMALQGEVENAREEHYRLTPLFKALFCEINPTPIKAAMAYMGYMEPNYRLPLAPPAPANQALLEKTLKDYGFTNKML; translated from the coding sequence ATGTTTAAAGGAACCTATACCGCCTTAGTAACCCCCTTCGATAAGGAAGGAGCTGTAGTCAAAGATCAGCTATCTCGGATTATTGAGGAACAAATAGCACAAGGCATCACAGGTATTGTCCCCATGGGATCCACAGGGGAAAGCCCCACCATGAGTCATCTGGAACATGCGGAAGTGATCAAAATGGTTATTGAAATGACCAAAGGACGTACACAGGTGATTGCCGGAACCGGTTCAAATGCTACTGTGGAAGCCATATCTCTCACAAAACAAGCAAAAGAAATGGGTGCAGATGCGAGTCTGCAAGTATCCCCTTATTATAACAAACCTAATCAGGAAGGTCTGTACCGACACTTTATGACCATAGCAGACAGTGTAGAAATCCCCTTGATTATCTATAATATTCCTGGAAGAACAGGTCGAAATATTGAAGTTGAGACTTTATTGAGATTAGCAGAACATCCTAACATCGTAGGAGTAAAGGAAGCCAGTGGTGACATCAATCAAATATTTGAGATTATCCGCCAAGCACCGGAGGATTTCTCAGTAATATCAGGAGACGATGGATTGACAGTACCCCTCGTTCTAATGGGGGGACATGGTGTTATTTCTGTCACAAGTAATATAGCTCCCAAAACCATGGGTAGACTGGTCGAAATGGCTTTACAGGGGGAAGTAGAAAACGCAAGGGAAGAACATTATCGTTTAACCCCTCTATTTAAGGCTCTGTTCTGTGAGATAAACCCTACTCCAATCAAAGCCGCCATGGCTTATATGGGATATATGGAACCCAACTATCGGCTTCCTTTGGCTCCACCAGCACCGGCCAACCAGGCTTTGCTTGAGAAAACCTTAAAAGATTATGGATTTACCAATAAAATGCTATAA
- a CDS encoding glycoside hydrolase family 3 protein gives MNQIIITSLVITLLLSALLLWKSRKRVKLFTVFLLLTILVVGIHIGTIRYSNVIDIYFTKMDEDAPVTKEARAKAKEMTEDVQAEGIVLLKNEDDLLPMTSQKVNLFGYTSINITYGGSGSGAGDEKKNVSLIKALEDQGYEANPSLISFYQQHIQEKQKTNVFHLIGGDYNNYEPEASQFSDTLIQEAKDYSDVAFVVFTRNGGEGGDLPYDTADYTGGAQGQHYLELTNNERSMLDIVKKNFNKIVVLINSSNAMELGFLDDPKIKAALWIGGPGSTGTISVAKVLDGEINPSGALADTYAYELESAPAYYNFGDFQYLNTNNIYDAMYVDLDHYSYVDYIEGIYVGYRFYETRFVDNRTNRMDEEAYHKLVQYPFGYGLSYTDFTQSIEGLHESGDHYELTVKVTNIGNVPGKDVVQVYVTAPYTIGGIEKPFVSLLDFDKTKMLQPGERETLTISFAKEDLASYDYITDRAYVLDKGTYEIKLMDNAHDLIESRKLNIPEKVVYNENNKRPSDQVAAVNHFDDVSFANNNQYVTRADWEGTLPTVRPEPKDATPEMVRKIEDDSVEQGTALKSYKPENNHLVLNDLKGVPYDDPKWSQLIKQIPVQELVTLLGYGGFATASVPSIEKYKTSDLDGPAGINGLVNGASGNHYTSAVVVSSTWNKELVQKLGETVGTEARAYGVSGLYGPAMNIHRTPFGGRNFEYYSEDGVLAGKIAAAFIKGARSQGIYPYIKHFAMNPQEVNRLGMSSWATEQSMREVYFKPFELAVKEGVATAVMAADVRLGLTWTGQNKALLQNVLRSEWGFKGFVISDYVVDNYKNPDIAVRMGTDMMLTSTGATVSKATTQDTRGIEAMQEAAHHILYTISNSDAQEISVPQFPFWIFILIALDMVLVGTFALFLFLRKPE, from the coding sequence TTGAATCAAATAATAATTACTAGCTTAGTTATTACTTTACTCCTTTCTGCTTTACTGTTGTGGAAGAGCAGAAAAAGAGTAAAGCTTTTTACTGTATTTCTACTCCTGACTATTTTAGTAGTTGGAATACACATTGGTACCATACGTTACAGCAATGTAATAGATATCTATTTCACAAAAATGGATGAGGATGCACCAGTAACCAAAGAGGCGAGGGCGAAGGCTAAAGAGATGACCGAAGATGTTCAGGCAGAAGGAATAGTCCTTTTAAAAAATGAAGATGATCTATTACCTATGACATCCCAAAAGGTTAATTTATTCGGTTACACTTCTATTAACATAACCTATGGGGGGAGTGGATCCGGGGCAGGTGATGAGAAAAAGAATGTCTCATTAATAAAAGCTCTTGAAGATCAGGGGTATGAAGCTAATCCTTCTCTTATATCCTTCTATCAGCAGCATATTCAGGAGAAGCAAAAAACGAATGTCTTTCACCTAATAGGGGGGGACTACAATAACTATGAGCCAGAAGCTTCTCAGTTCTCAGATACTTTGATACAAGAGGCAAAAGATTATTCAGATGTCGCTTTTGTAGTTTTTACCCGTAATGGTGGAGAAGGGGGTGATCTCCCTTATGATACGGCAGATTATACAGGGGGAGCCCAGGGGCAGCACTATCTAGAGCTAACTAATAATGAAAGAAGCATGCTTGATATAGTCAAAAAGAACTTTAATAAGATTGTTGTGCTTATTAACTCAAGTAATGCTATGGAGTTAGGGTTTCTGGATGATCCCAAGATAAAAGCCGCATTGTGGATAGGGGGCCCCGGTTCCACTGGTACCATAAGTGTTGCTAAAGTTTTGGATGGTGAAATTAATCCCTCTGGTGCCTTGGCTGATACTTATGCTTATGAGTTGGAATCAGCTCCTGCATACTATAACTTCGGGGATTTCCAATATCTTAACACTAACAATATTTACGATGCTATGTATGTAGATCTTGATCATTATTCTTACGTTGATTATATCGAAGGTATTTATGTTGGATATAGATTCTATGAGACAAGATTTGTAGACAACAGAACAAATAGAATGGATGAAGAAGCTTATCATAAGCTTGTTCAATATCCCTTTGGTTATGGGTTAAGTTACACAGACTTTACACAAAGTATTGAAGGGTTACATGAGTCAGGTGATCATTATGAGCTTACAGTAAAGGTAACCAATATAGGAAATGTTCCAGGTAAAGATGTGGTTCAAGTATATGTGACTGCTCCCTACACTATTGGTGGGATAGAAAAACCATTTGTGTCTTTACTGGATTTTGATAAGACAAAGATGCTACAGCCTGGGGAAAGGGAGACATTAACCATATCCTTTGCCAAGGAAGATTTAGCTTCCTATGATTATATTACTGATAGGGCTTATGTGCTTGATAAAGGGACCTATGAGATCAAGCTTATGGATAATGCTCATGATTTGATTGAATCACGAAAACTAAATATCCCAGAAAAAGTTGTTTACAATGAAAATAATAAGAGGCCCAGTGATCAAGTAGCTGCTGTCAATCACTTTGATGATGTATCCTTTGCTAATAATAATCAGTATGTGACTAGAGCGGATTGGGAAGGGACTCTTCCTACTGTTAGACCTGAGCCTAAAGACGCCACCCCTGAGATGGTTAGGAAGATTGAAGATGATTCCGTGGAACAAGGAACCGCTCTTAAGTCCTATAAACCAGAGAATAATCATTTGGTTCTTAATGATTTGAAAGGTGTTCCCTATGATGATCCTAAATGGTCACAGCTTATAAAACAAATTCCTGTTCAAGAGTTAGTGACTTTGTTGGGCTATGGAGGCTTTGCCACTGCTAGTGTTCCATCAATTGAAAAGTACAAAACAAGTGATCTTGATGGTCCTGCAGGTATCAATGGTTTGGTTAATGGTGCTTCAGGTAACCACTATACTAGTGCTGTTGTTGTTTCCTCAACCTGGAATAAAGAGCTGGTTCAAAAGCTGGGAGAAACGGTAGGTACAGAAGCTAGAGCATATGGGGTAAGTGGACTATACGGACCTGCAATGAATATTCATAGGACACCCTTTGGTGGACGTAATTTTGAGTATTATTCTGAGGATGGTGTTTTGGCTGGAAAAATCGCAGCTGCTTTTATCAAAGGTGCACGTTCTCAAGGTATTTATCCTTATATTAAACACTTTGCCATGAACCCACAGGAAGTCAATCGTTTAGGTATGAGTTCCTGGGCTACAGAACAGTCTATGCGGGAAGTGTATTTTAAGCCATTTGAATTGGCTGTAAAAGAAGGTGTTGCTACTGCTGTGATGGCCGCGGATGTTCGACTTGGTCTAACTTGGACAGGACAGAATAAGGCTCTATTACAAAATGTTTTAAGATCAGAATGGGGTTTTAAAGGTTTTGTGATTTCTGATTATGTTGTCGATAATTATAAGAATCCTGATATAGCTGTGCGAATGGGTACGGATATGATGCTTACTTCTACTGGTGCAACAGTTTCTAAGGCTACTACCCAGGATACTCGAGGGATTGAGGCCATGCAAGAAGCTGCTCATCACATACTCTACACGATCTCTAATAGTGATGCCCAAGAGATTTCAGTACCCCAATTCCCCTTTTGGATTTTTATACTGATTGCCTTAGATATGGTCCTTGTAGGGACATTTGCTTTATTTCTTTTCTTAAGAAAGCCTGAATAG
- a CDS encoding MarR family winged helix-turn-helix transcriptional regulator: MDKITIKKKIFGPPENYLPRLIHELDKMVVFVQNIHLSNLNMSFLQLLIIVHLKINGENGVNQKNLEKTFGVTSPVITHSLKSMQKKGYISKEVNAADTRHFIIKLNDKGEEVFPQCSESLSKMEETFLKRLTPEELKDFIRLSYKLLGPDYDMTKF, translated from the coding sequence ATGGATAAAATAACTATAAAAAAAAAGATCTTTGGACCACCGGAAAACTATCTACCAAGACTGATTCATGAACTAGACAAGATGGTAGTTTTTGTACAGAACATTCACTTAAGTAATTTAAACATGAGCTTTCTCCAGTTGCTTATCATTGTGCACTTAAAAATCAATGGAGAAAATGGGGTTAACCAGAAGAATTTAGAAAAGACATTTGGAGTCACAAGCCCGGTTATCACTCATTCCCTTAAGTCTATGCAAAAAAAAGGATATATCTCTAAAGAAGTGAATGCAGCAGATACTCGCCATTTTATTATTAAACTCAACGATAAGGGAGAGGAAGTATTTCCTCAGTGCAGTGAGTCCTTATCCAAAATGGAAGAAACTTTCCTGAAAAGACTAACTCCTGAAGAACTAAAAGATTTTATCAGATTAAGTTATAAGCTTTTAGGCCCTGATTACGATATGACTAAATTCTAA
- the rsmA gene encoding 16S rRNA (adenine(1518)-N(6)/adenine(1519)-N(6))-dimethyltransferase RsmA, translating into MFDHLNYDSPNDIKDLLQSFGFNPRKKWGQNFLINPQARIRIVEALQLERDMSVWEVGPGLGAITHHLLDVSSHLTVFEIDPGYIALLQKWFGDIEGFSIVEGDVIKTWKSVRAEKGEAARVVGNLPYNAASSIISSFIDAQYYPEVLVITVQKEMAERMIAKPGNKNYSSFSILCQSTFDVKLTGDLKPGSFFPRPEVVSSIAQMKPHGHIEDIINKDQFFKLVRELFSSKRKTLKNNILGSPLANSLGRERVLDAFSDMGIDIKLRPETISVEQYIGVSNKLQNK; encoded by the coding sequence ATGTTTGATCATTTGAATTACGATAGTCCTAACGATATAAAAGATTTATTACAGAGTTTTGGTTTTAATCCAAGGAAGAAATGGGGACAAAATTTTCTCATTAATCCCCAAGCCCGGATACGGATAGTGGAAGCTCTTCAATTGGAAAGAGATATGTCTGTGTGGGAAGTAGGGCCGGGACTGGGAGCCATTACTCATCATCTATTAGACGTTAGTTCTCATCTTACTGTATTTGAAATCGATCCCGGTTATATCGCTTTATTGCAAAAATGGTTTGGTGATATAGAAGGCTTCTCTATTGTTGAAGGGGATGTGATCAAGACCTGGAAGTCTGTTAGAGCAGAAAAAGGGGAGGCTGCCCGTGTTGTTGGGAATCTTCCTTATAACGCTGCTAGCTCTATCATATCGAGTTTTATCGATGCCCAATATTATCCAGAAGTATTAGTCATTACGGTTCAGAAAGAAATGGCTGAACGAATGATTGCCAAGCCTGGTAATAAAAACTATTCCAGCTTCTCTATCCTATGTCAATCAACTTTCGATGTGAAGTTAACAGGGGACTTGAAGCCCGGAAGTTTCTTCCCTCGTCCCGAGGTTGTGTCCAGTATAGCTCAGATGAAACCTCATGGTCACATAGAGGATATCATTAATAAGGATCAATTCTTCAAATTGGTTCGTGAACTCTTTTCTTCTAAAAGAAAGACTTTAAAAAATAACATTCTAGGTTCGCCTTTGGCTAACTCCCTTGGCAGGGAACGTGTTCTGGATGCTTTCTCAGATATGGGGATCGATATTAAGTTACGACCAGAGACCATATCTGTGGAGCAATACATCGGTGTCTCCAATAAACTCCAAAACAAATAG